A single genomic interval of Cellvibrio sp. PSBB023 harbors:
- a CDS encoding cytochrome c, with protein MMLTPRKALLTPSLIKSGLLSALLLLQLPAYAQQEVIDARQEGFKDMGAAMKTLRDELKRGKPDSAAITTAANDLVLLAEKLPTWFPAGSGPESGLKTDARAYIWENKDKFDAISKELIVESKALASLASSGDTAAVQKKLGTLRDNCSSCHDSFRVD; from the coding sequence ATGATGCTCACACCCCGTAAAGCCTTATTAACACCATCGCTAATAAAAAGTGGCCTCTTAAGCGCACTGCTGTTGTTGCAACTGCCCGCCTATGCCCAGCAAGAGGTGATCGATGCGCGCCAGGAAGGTTTTAAAGACATGGGCGCCGCCATGAAAACCCTGCGCGACGAATTAAAACGCGGCAAGCCCGACAGTGCCGCCATCACCACGGCGGCTAATGATTTGGTGTTACTGGCAGAAAAATTACCCACATGGTTTCCAGCGGGCAGTGGCCCGGAATCCGGTTTGAAAACGGACGCGCGCGCGTACATTTGGGAAAACAAAGACAAGTTCGACGCAATCAGCAAAGAATTGATTGTGGAATCCAAAGCCTTGGCCTCACTGGCAAGCAGTGGCGATACCGCGGCCGTGCAAAAGAAATTAGGCACCCTGCGCGATAATTGTTCGTCTTGCCACGACAGTTTCCGCGTGGATTAA
- a CDS encoding cytochrome b/b6 domain-containing protein gives MSALEPVVSKKMLWDWPVRICHWSMVLLVAACWWTAENHEIVYHSYCAYALLGVVLFRIYWGFFGSSSARFSHFLQTPAVAFQYLKTITRRDVPSSAGHNPLGGYSALALLFLLLLQIGLGLFSIDVDGFDGGPFADYLSFKTSRWITDWHEVTFNLLLGFIALHLIAVIYYLLWRRQNLTAAMLHGKAFIAAPVQPASHWRLAIGVVLVAAILWPIIM, from the coding sequence ATGTCTGCGCTTGAACCGGTTGTGAGCAAAAAAATGCTGTGGGATTGGCCGGTGCGCATTTGCCACTGGTCAATGGTGTTATTGGTCGCCGCCTGTTGGTGGACGGCGGAAAACCACGAGATTGTCTATCACAGCTACTGCGCCTACGCGCTGTTGGGGGTGGTGCTATTTCGGATTTACTGGGGGTTTTTCGGCAGCAGCAGTGCACGCTTCAGTCATTTTTTGCAAACACCAGCAGTGGCATTCCAGTATTTAAAAACTATAACGCGGCGCGATGTGCCGTCCTCTGCAGGACACAATCCACTCGGCGGTTACAGCGCACTGGCACTGCTGTTTTTATTGCTGCTGCAAATTGGTTTGGGTTTATTTTCCATCGATGTCGACGGCTTTGATGGCGGCCCCTTTGCCGATTATCTCAGTTTCAAAACCAGTCGTTGGATCACGGATTGGCATGAAGTCACATTTAATCTGCTGCTAGGTTTTATCGCGCTACATTTAATCGCAGTAATTTATTATCTGTTATGGCGTCGCCAGAATTTAACGGCCGCCATGCTGCACGGCAAAGCGTTTATTGCGGCGCCGGTGCAGCCAGCCAGTCACTGGCGTTTGGCGATAGGTGTGGTGCTGGTGGCAGCTATCCTGTGGCCCATCATTATGTAA